In one Gemmatimonadota bacterium genomic region, the following are encoded:
- a CDS encoding OsmC family protein, whose amino-acid sequence MSRADTDAAAGASGAATSPLDDSSPIRVDAQVAAEWLGQGMRFVSQAAAAPAVVVDGDGVAGPSPMQLLLHSLAGCTASDIVDIAAKMRLPMSHLTVSITATRAEQPPRRYTAIRFSYRARGIDPADEDKLGRAVTLSHEKYCSALHSLREDIDVRFDVHID is encoded by the coding sequence ATGAGCCGCGCCGACACCGACGCCGCGGCAGGGGCGTCGGGAGCGGCCACCTCTCCCTTGGACGATTCCTCACCGATCCGCGTCGACGCGCAAGTGGCCGCGGAGTGGCTCGGCCAAGGCATGCGCTTCGTGTCCCAAGCCGCCGCCGCCCCGGCGGTCGTGGTGGACGGTGACGGCGTCGCCGGGCCTTCGCCCATGCAGCTCCTCCTCCACTCGCTGGCTGGCTGCACGGCGTCGGATATCGTGGACATAGCGGCGAAGATGCGGCTCCCCATGAGCCACCTCACGGTGTCGATCACCGCGACCCGGGCTGAGCAGCCGCCCCGCCGCTACACGGCCATCCGTTTCAGCTACCGGGCCCGCGGGATCGATCCGGCGGACGAGGACAAGCTCGGGCGGGCGGTGACTCTGTCGCACGAGAAGTACTGCAGCGCGCTCCATTCACTCCGCGAAGACATCGACGTACGTTTCGACGTTCACATCGATT